One Chitinophaga sp. H8 DNA window includes the following coding sequences:
- a CDS encoding GMC family oxidoreductase: MINLNLNAKDANTFDAIVIGSGISGGWAAKELCEKGLKVLMLDRGRQLEHIKDYEHATKAPWEVPHRGATTPEQKKEHPFVLRTGVYSEFNESYWMKDTDSPYTEVKRFDWARPDIVGGRSIMWGRGSLRWSDLDFEANLKDGKGIDWPIRYKDLAPWYSHVEAFAGISGQAEGIPHLPDGVFQPPMEMNCFEKAVKGRIETTFPGRKMTIFRTANLTQPIGDRGKCQNRDRCSRGCPFGAYFSTQSSTLPAAVKTGNLSLRPDSIVNSIIYDESKGKATGVRVIDKHTKEMVEYYARIIFVNASALWSTFVLMNSTSNRFPQGLGNDHGILGHYLMDHHFHAGASGTSDEFADKYYYGQRPAGFYIPRFRNVHGDKRPYLRGFGYTGYSNRSGWARGIAELGIGQAYKDYLTEPGPWQMGLMGFGECLPYFENQVTLDNSVKDAWGQPVLKIDCEFKENERLMRKDMNEDAANMLEAAGLKNVRPFNREIYPGAAIHEMGTARMGRDPRTSMLNEWNQVHNVKNVFVTDGACMTSSACQNPSLTYMALTARAADYAVKALKRQDL, encoded by the coding sequence ATGATCAACTTAAATCTCAACGCAAAAGACGCGAACACGTTTGATGCCATCGTTATCGGCTCAGGTATCAGTGGTGGATGGGCAGCGAAAGAGCTGTGCGAAAAAGGACTGAAAGTATTGATGCTGGACCGGGGCCGGCAGCTGGAACATATTAAGGACTACGAGCATGCCACCAAAGCTCCCTGGGAAGTACCACACCGTGGCGCCACTACGCCCGAACAGAAAAAAGAACATCCTTTCGTATTACGTACAGGGGTATACTCCGAGTTTAATGAAAGCTACTGGATGAAAGATACCGACAGTCCTTATACAGAAGTCAAACGGTTTGACTGGGCACGGCCGGATATTGTAGGTGGGCGTTCCATCATGTGGGGCCGGGGCTCCCTGCGCTGGAGCGATCTTGACTTTGAAGCCAATCTCAAAGATGGCAAAGGCATAGACTGGCCCATCCGGTACAAAGACCTGGCTCCCTGGTACTCGCACGTGGAGGCTTTTGCAGGCATCAGCGGACAGGCAGAGGGCATCCCTCACCTCCCCGATGGCGTATTCCAGCCACCGATGGAAATGAACTGCTTTGAAAAAGCGGTGAAAGGCAGGATAGAAACCACTTTCCCCGGCAGGAAGATGACCATTTTCCGTACGGCCAATCTTACGCAACCTATCGGCGACCGGGGCAAATGCCAGAACCGGGACCGCTGCAGCCGTGGCTGCCCGTTTGGCGCCTACTTCAGCACCCAGTCGTCTACCCTTCCCGCTGCTGTAAAAACAGGTAATCTCTCCCTCCGCCCGGATTCTATTGTCAACTCCATCATTTATGATGAAAGTAAAGGCAAGGCCACCGGCGTAAGGGTGATAGATAAGCATACCAAAGAAATGGTGGAATATTATGCCCGCATCATATTCGTTAACGCCTCTGCCCTGTGGAGCACATTTGTACTGATGAACTCTACGTCCAACCGCTTTCCGCAAGGCCTGGGCAATGACCATGGTATCCTGGGACACTACCTGATGGACCACCATTTCCATGCAGGCGCCAGCGGTACTTCCGACGAATTCGCGGATAAATACTACTATGGACAACGACCCGCCGGGTTCTATATTCCGCGCTTCAGAAATGTTCACGGAGATAAACGGCCCTACCTGCGTGGCTTTGGCTACACCGGCTACAGCAACCGTTCCGGATGGGCAAGAGGTATTGCCGAGCTGGGCATAGGACAGGCTTATAAAGATTACCTGACAGAACCCGGCCCGTGGCAGATGGGACTGATGGGCTTCGGAGAATGCCTGCCCTACTTTGAAAACCAGGTAACACTGGACAACAGCGTAAAAGATGCCTGGGGACAACCCGTGCTGAAAATAGACTGTGAGTTCAAGGAAAATGAACGCCTCATGCGAAAAGACATGAACGAAGATGCAGCCAATATGCTGGAAGCAGCCGGGCTGAAAAATGTTCGTCCCTTCAACCGCGAGATCTATCCTGGTGCTGCGATCCACGAAATGGGTACGGCACGTATGGGCCGCGATCCGCGTACCTCCATGCTCAATGAATGGAACCAGGTACACAACGTGAAAAATGTATTCGTTACCGATGGTGCCTGTATGACTTCCTCTGCCTGCCAGAACCCATCGCTCACCTACATGGCGCTTACTGCCCGTGCAGCCGACTACGCTGTAAAAGCTCTGAAACGCCAGGACCTGTAG
- a CDS encoding VOC family protein yields the protein MEKQFFPGSIVSADITVPDAGALKDFYTQVIGWQTENMPMKDETGDYADFIMKDTAGNWVGGVCHARGGNSDLPPQWIVYVNVADVLQSIEKCQQLGGKVLKESKNEDGITAYALIQDPVGAIIAITRMHT from the coding sequence ATGGAAAAACAATTCTTCCCCGGCTCCATCGTATCTGCGGATATTACGGTGCCGGATGCCGGTGCCCTGAAAGATTTTTATACCCAGGTGATCGGGTGGCAAACAGAAAACATGCCCATGAAAGATGAAACGGGCGACTATGCCGATTTTATTATGAAAGACACGGCGGGCAACTGGGTAGGTGGGGTATGCCATGCCAGAGGGGGCAACAGCGATCTGCCGCCGCAGTGGATCGTGTATGTAAATGTAGCCGATGTATTGCAGAGCATAGAAAAATGCCAGCAACTGGGTGGAAAAGTATTGAAAGAATCAAAGAATGAAGACGGGATCACCGCTTATGCGCTTATCCAGGACCCTGTAGGGGCGATTATTGCGATCACCCGGATGCATACCTGA
- a CDS encoding RNA polymerase sigma factor: MMHPGNNDPDQHLHQLTAHLFRENSGKMAAVLSRMFGLHQIDLVLDVIQDTFETALIRWRFAGIPDNPSGWLMQVAKNKAINTFKRAHKTQGLPPGYEATADEHIEDPDLSDHAIQDSQFKLLVACCQPGFSVRNNILLTLHILCGFGVPELANALLMKAEAVKKALTRCKLSLKGLGHVLQEPGSYQSAKQLSTLHTILYLTFNEGYKTTRGKAGINNDLCYEAIRLAKLLLHANNTTPHETHALLALLFFNLSRFPARLSQDGEWLTLEEQDRSQWHQVFIAEGFYYLSNATASDTLSRFHLEAMISSLHCTAATFAATDWKKIVFLYQQLEVLEPDSPYIALNRIIAESYLQNTTAGIKKIELLEKRAALEKAFLFPAAKGDLYRRMGLFDKARSAYQLALELAVAPLDKKFLQKMVTRCGAS; the protein is encoded by the coding sequence ATGATGCACCCGGGCAATAACGATCCTGACCAGCACCTTCACCAGCTCACGGCCCATCTTTTCCGGGAAAACTCGGGAAAGATGGCCGCCGTGCTGTCGCGCATGTTTGGCTTGCACCAGATAGACCTGGTGCTGGACGTGATACAGGATACCTTTGAAACAGCACTTATCAGATGGCGTTTTGCCGGTATTCCGGACAACCCTTCCGGATGGCTGATGCAGGTAGCCAAAAATAAAGCCATCAACACTTTTAAAAGAGCGCATAAAACGCAGGGATTACCACCGGGGTATGAAGCCACGGCGGATGAGCATATAGAGGATCCTGATCTGTCGGACCACGCCATTCAGGACAGCCAGTTCAAGCTGCTGGTAGCCTGCTGCCAGCCGGGCTTTTCTGTCCGGAACAACATCCTCCTCACCCTGCATATCCTCTGCGGATTTGGGGTGCCGGAGCTGGCCAATGCCCTGTTGATGAAGGCCGAAGCTGTAAAAAAAGCGCTGACCCGCTGCAAGCTCTCCCTGAAGGGCCTGGGTCATGTTTTGCAGGAGCCAGGCAGTTATCAGTCGGCCAAACAGCTCAGCACCCTACATACCATCCTTTACCTCACCTTTAACGAAGGTTATAAAACTACGCGGGGCAAAGCGGGGATCAATAACGACCTGTGTTATGAAGCCATCCGGCTGGCCAAGCTGCTACTGCATGCAAACAATACTACGCCACACGAAACACATGCCCTGCTGGCCCTCCTGTTTTTTAACCTCTCCCGGTTTCCGGCACGCCTGAGCCAGGACGGCGAGTGGCTTACGCTGGAAGAACAGGACCGCAGCCAGTGGCATCAGGTGTTTATCGCAGAAGGGTTTTATTATCTCAGTAATGCTACGGCATCGGATACACTCAGCCGTTTTCACCTGGAAGCGATGATCTCCTCCCTGCATTGCACCGCCGCTACTTTTGCGGCTACCGACTGGAAAAAAATCGTGTTCCTGTACCAGCAGCTGGAAGTGCTGGAGCCTGATTCTCCCTATATCGCGCTGAACCGTATCATTGCGGAAAGCTACCTTCAAAATACGACGGCGGGCATCAAAAAAATTGAGTTACTGGAAAAAAGGGCGGCATTGGAAAAAGCGTTTCTTTTCCCCGCTGCCAAGGGGGATCTGTATAGAAGAATGGGGCTGTTTGACAAAGCGAGGAGTGCCTATCAGCTTGCACTGGAGCTGGCCGTAGCACCGCTCGATAAAAAGTTCCTGCAAAAAATGGTAACCCGGTGTGGGGCCTCCTGA
- a CDS encoding YciI family protein, with the protein MKEFLMLIRENADYGTMTPQEMQEDIERHIQWVEALVNSGHFSSSNPLMQEGTVIKGKDKIVTDGPFVESKECISGYYFLRATSLAAATEIAKGCPALMAGATLEIREIMPVDDAPGQ; encoded by the coding sequence ATGAAAGAATTTTTAATGCTGATCCGGGAAAATGCGGATTATGGCACCATGACACCTCAGGAAATGCAGGAAGACATTGAAAGACATATTCAATGGGTAGAAGCACTGGTCAACAGCGGTCATTTCAGCAGCAGTAATCCGTTGATGCAGGAAGGTACGGTGATCAAAGGAAAGGATAAGATCGTTACAGACGGGCCTTTTGTGGAGAGCAAGGAATGCATCAGTGGGTATTACTTTTTACGGGCCACATCGCTGGCAGCAGCTACGGAGATTGCCAAAGGCTGCCCGGCTTTGATGGCGGGCGCTACTTTGGAGATCAGGGAAATAATGCCGGTAGATGATGCACCCGGGCAATAA
- a CDS encoding LytR/AlgR family response regulator transcription factor, with translation MNTIRTVLIDDETDSIESMKLMLQAYDQVVVVGTFTSPVKALAEIAQLQPDLLFLDIEMPRMNGFELLEKIPHPDFQVVFATAYNQFAIKAFRFSALDYLVKPVNKEELDAVIVRAAKQHRLQSGQLQNLKQQLRQGHITKIAIPGQYNVTFIDIKDIVFAEASGNYSNLVLHDGSKMLITRKLKDIQEVLEEQYFLRIHRQYIINLNLVRSFNRNENMLTMITGDQMPVSRSQKDRLIEKYGWL, from the coding sequence ATGAATACCATTCGCACCGTGCTGATAGATGATGAAACAGACAGCATAGAAAGCATGAAATTAATGCTACAAGCATATGACCAGGTAGTAGTGGTGGGCACCTTTACCAGTCCGGTCAAGGCATTAGCAGAGATCGCACAGCTTCAGCCCGACTTATTATTTCTTGACATTGAAATGCCCCGGATGAATGGGTTTGAATTACTGGAAAAAATACCGCATCCCGATTTCCAGGTAGTATTTGCCACGGCATATAATCAATTTGCAATCAAGGCATTCCGTTTTAGTGCATTGGATTACCTGGTAAAGCCGGTAAACAAAGAGGAGCTGGACGCTGTAATTGTGCGGGCAGCAAAACAACATCGCCTGCAAAGTGGCCAATTGCAAAACCTTAAGCAGCAGCTTCGCCAGGGTCATATTACCAAGATCGCCATACCAGGCCAATACAACGTCACCTTTATTGATATCAAGGATATTGTGTTTGCAGAAGCATCCGGTAATTACTCCAACCTGGTATTGCATGACGGCAGCAAAATGCTGATCACCCGTAAACTGAAAGATATCCAGGAGGTATTGGAAGAACAATATTTCCTGCGCATCCACCGGCAATATATCATCAACCTCAATCTGGTCAGGTCCTTTAACCGGAACGAAAATATGCTGACCATGATCACCGGCGACCAGATGCCTGTATCGCGCAGTCAAAAAGACCGGCTGATTGAAAAATATGGCTGGTTATAA
- a CDS encoding tetratricopeptide repeat-containing sensor histidine kinase: MFPRCLLIVLLVCWSQAATGQKQIDSLLHELAATRSDSSKVKIFMSLSKWSNEAGKYEEGMGYARSALLLATQMQWQEEIAWTLFDIAGQFDARALADSAIIFNNRALEIFKQRHNKKGIAACLGNLAIIYQQQGKYQQALDYQLQSLKQYEADGAQRNIGIALFHISINYQSMSNYAKAQEYNFKTLRQFEKIQDKYGMAAALNNVANTYFAQEGSANNDMALEYYLKSLAIAKEIDNLELIALNNGNIANILFDKKRYPEALSSYQQALAIYQEMDDKTGVARNTGNIGNVYKMQGNYTAALEWYNRGLEQSKAAGQVTLEVDNLQNIGWVYLDNAKNDSIRPSAGNPVVKSKAAYLKLAISNFSRSLALSREIHQPESIKDNLRLLSEALALSGDYSTALLRYQEYVLVRDSIQNDQTKQELMRQAMQYGYDKKADSLKYINQLGKAKLQQQWLYSLAGLLLLAGIGGFFFYRNKVQQARLKAELAKEKAEQERTAAAFQSKMSDAALSSLRSQMNPHFIFNCLNSIRLYAAKNDSASATEYLSKFSRLMRLVLENSKSERITLQQELESLGLYMDMEAMRFKDKLRYEIVVDNSIDIDYIELPPMLIQPYIENAIWHGLMHKEEGGKIEIHLSEKEEVLIASIKDNGVGRIKAAELKSKSAVIHKSFGMNITNERLELINQKYNITTSVTIIDLYHNGTPAGTEVIIKIPV, from the coding sequence ATGTTCCCCAGATGTTTACTTATCGTATTGTTAGTATGCTGGTCGCAAGCAGCCACAGGGCAAAAGCAGATCGACAGCCTGTTGCATGAGCTTGCAGCCACCCGGTCGGACAGCAGCAAAGTGAAAATATTTATGTCATTGAGCAAATGGAGTAATGAAGCCGGGAAATATGAGGAAGGGATGGGGTATGCCCGTTCAGCCCTTTTGCTGGCAACGCAAATGCAGTGGCAGGAAGAAATTGCCTGGACCTTGTTTGATATAGCCGGTCAGTTTGATGCGCGGGCATTGGCTGATTCTGCCATTATATTCAATAACCGGGCACTGGAGATCTTTAAACAGCGGCATAACAAAAAAGGGATCGCCGCCTGCCTGGGCAACCTGGCCATCATTTATCAGCAGCAGGGCAAGTATCAGCAGGCGCTGGATTACCAGCTGCAATCACTGAAACAATATGAAGCTGATGGAGCGCAGAGAAATATTGGTATTGCGCTGTTTCATATCAGCATCAATTATCAAAGTATGAGTAATTATGCCAAAGCGCAGGAATACAACTTCAAAACATTAAGGCAGTTCGAGAAAATACAGGATAAATACGGCATGGCTGCTGCCCTGAATAATGTGGCCAACACTTATTTTGCACAGGAAGGATCCGCCAATAATGATATGGCGCTGGAATACTATTTAAAAAGTCTCGCCATTGCCAAAGAGATTGATAACCTGGAATTAATTGCCCTTAATAATGGGAATATCGCCAATATCCTTTTTGACAAGAAACGTTATCCGGAGGCCCTGAGCAGCTATCAGCAAGCGCTGGCTATCTACCAGGAGATGGACGACAAAACAGGGGTGGCACGAAATACTGGTAATATAGGGAATGTGTACAAAATGCAGGGCAACTATACCGCTGCTTTAGAATGGTATAACAGGGGATTGGAACAAAGCAAGGCAGCAGGGCAGGTTACATTGGAAGTAGATAATCTCCAGAACATAGGCTGGGTCTATCTTGACAATGCCAAAAATGACAGTATCCGGCCTTCGGCCGGTAATCCGGTTGTAAAAAGCAAAGCAGCGTATCTGAAGCTGGCCATCAGCAACTTTTCCCGGTCTTTGGCACTATCCAGGGAGATCCATCAACCGGAAAGTATCAAAGACAACCTCAGGTTACTGTCGGAAGCATTGGCATTATCGGGAGATTACAGTACCGCCCTGTTAAGATACCAGGAGTATGTATTGGTACGGGACAGTATCCAGAATGACCAGACGAAGCAGGAGCTGATGCGGCAGGCTATGCAGTATGGTTACGACAAAAAAGCGGATTCTTTAAAATACATCAACCAACTTGGCAAGGCCAAACTGCAACAGCAATGGCTATACAGTCTTGCCGGCTTATTGCTGCTGGCAGGTATCGGCGGCTTTTTCTTTTACAGGAACAAAGTGCAGCAAGCCAGGCTGAAAGCAGAACTGGCAAAGGAAAAGGCAGAACAGGAGCGTACCGCTGCTGCATTTCAAAGTAAGATGAGCGATGCCGCATTAAGTTCGTTACGTTCACAAATGAACCCACACTTCATTTTTAATTGCCTTAATTCCATACGCCTGTATGCCGCCAAAAACGATAGTGCTTCCGCCACTGAATACCTCTCCAAATTCTCCCGGCTGATGCGCCTGGTGCTGGAAAACTCCAAAAGTGAGCGCATCACTTTGCAACAGGAGCTGGAATCGTTAGGACTGTATATGGATATGGAAGCCATGCGCTTTAAAGATAAGCTGCGCTATGAAATTGTAGTAGATAACAGCATTGATATCGATTATATCGAGCTGCCCCCTATGCTGATCCAGCCTTATATTGAAAACGCCATATGGCATGGGTTAATGCACAAGGAAGAAGGCGGGAAGATAGAAATACACCTTTCGGAAAAGGAGGAGGTATTGATTGCATCGATCAAAGATAACGGTGTGGGGCGTATTAAAGCTGCTGAGCTCAAGAGCAAATCGGCGGTGATCCATAAATCCTTTGGCATGAACATCACCAACGAACGCCTGGAACTTATCAACCAGAAATATAACATTACTACATCCGTCACCATTATCGACCTGTATCATAATGGCACCCCGGCTGGCACGGAGGTTATCATTAAAATACCTGTATAA
- a CDS encoding glycoside hydrolase family 172 protein: MKKVLLIMLLLPLMSRAQELYDIPEGAATRWISFENPTGAKGRGAMENKGGKGHPCDTLHAGGSKILADIQGAGIINRIWITISNRSPAALRSIRIEMYWDGATKPAVAVPLGDFFGVGLGRRLPFQNVFFSDPEGRSFNCNIPMPFNKRARIVLINEGTEKQALFYDVNLTTVKRHTKEILYFHAYWSSNAGAALGQDFSVLPKVSGKGRYLGANFGITTDKSYSDTWFGEGEVKMYLDGDTQFPTLAGTGTEDYIGTAWGQGVFAHMYQGCPIADKEKRQYAFYRYHIPDPVYFQSDCHVIIQPMGGGTTDQVRQLLKAGARLKPVSVSTEKEIVKLLEMPAPPSLESNTFPNGWVNFYRVDDYSATAYFYLDKPENGLPALAPLKVRLSGL; encoded by the coding sequence ATGAAAAAAGTATTGTTGATAATGCTGTTGCTGCCTTTGATGTCCAGGGCACAGGAATTATACGATATTCCGGAGGGCGCCGCTACCCGCTGGATCTCTTTTGAAAACCCCACCGGGGCCAAAGGACGGGGGGCGATGGAAAACAAAGGAGGTAAAGGACATCCCTGTGATACCCTGCATGCCGGTGGCAGCAAAATACTGGCAGACATACAGGGAGCAGGTATCATCAACAGGATATGGATTACGATATCTAACAGAAGCCCGGCGGCATTACGTTCCATTCGTATTGAAATGTACTGGGACGGTGCCACAAAACCAGCCGTGGCTGTGCCGCTGGGCGATTTCTTTGGCGTAGGGCTTGGCCGCAGGCTCCCCTTCCAGAATGTATTCTTTTCTGATCCGGAGGGGCGTTCTTTCAACTGCAATATTCCCATGCCGTTTAATAAGCGGGCCAGGATTGTGCTGATCAATGAGGGCACAGAAAAACAAGCGTTGTTTTATGATGTGAACCTTACCACCGTAAAGCGGCATACGAAGGAAATTCTTTACTTCCACGCGTACTGGAGCAGTAATGCGGGCGCTGCGCTGGGACAGGATTTTAGCGTACTGCCCAAGGTGAGTGGTAAAGGCCGTTACCTGGGCGCCAACTTTGGCATAACAACGGATAAGTCTTACAGTGATACCTGGTTTGGAGAAGGAGAGGTGAAGATGTACCTGGACGGTGATACACAGTTTCCCACGCTGGCAGGCACCGGCACGGAGGATTATATCGGTACTGCCTGGGGACAGGGAGTTTTTGCGCACATGTACCAGGGGTGCCCTATCGCCGATAAGGAGAAAAGACAGTATGCCTTTTACCGTTATCATATTCCCGACCCGGTATATTTCCAATCCGATTGCCATGTTATCATACAACCCATGGGCGGCGGTACTACCGACCAGGTGAGGCAGTTGCTGAAAGCGGGTGCCCGGCTGAAGCCCGTATCAGTATCTACGGAAAAAGAAATCGTAAAACTGCTGGAGATGCCAGCACCACCTTCCTTGGAGAGCAATACATTCCCAAACGGATGGGTGAACTTTTACAGAGTGGATGATTATTCGGCTACCGCCTACTTCTACCTGGACAAACCGGAAAACGGATTGCCTGCACTGGCACCACTGAAAGTACGATTGTCAGGATTGTGA
- a CDS encoding zeta toxin family protein — MDYSKPTLLVISGPNGAGKSTHIESMLPTLFEGVLPFDRDLTRSGFERELKNENLSVEQLNIRSAEMMENFLLSKMDEAINSNQHFVLETPLSHPDYWKYIDRFENRGYQIQLNYLCLDNVKHCKMRVKQRVKEGGHPVDARTIEGVYEKNLEHINNYRSTFKTICLYDGEKRPTILVMLEDNQIVMATDLALKKRWLKKGLPTIAKMVADYLLVKKNSFNSKRG, encoded by the coding sequence ATGGATTACTCTAAACCCACCCTGCTTGTTATTTCTGGCCCCAATGGAGCAGGCAAGTCTACTCATATTGAATCAATGCTACCCACTCTTTTTGAAGGTGTTCTCCCTTTCGATAGGGATTTAACACGCAGCGGTTTCGAGCGGGAGCTTAAGAATGAAAATCTATCTGTTGAGCAATTAAATATCCGTTCTGCCGAAATGATGGAGAATTTCCTTTTATCCAAAATGGATGAGGCTATTAACTCTAATCAGCACTTCGTTCTGGAAACACCTCTATCTCACCCCGATTACTGGAAATATATAGACCGCTTTGAAAATAGAGGATACCAAATTCAGCTCAATTATTTATGCCTGGACAACGTGAAACACTGTAAGATGCGGGTTAAACAACGAGTGAAAGAAGGCGGACATCCGGTTGATGCCAGGACAATTGAAGGCGTTTATGAAAAAAACTTAGAACATATCAACAATTATAGAAGCACTTTCAAGACGATATGCCTATATGACGGTGAGAAAAGACCTACCATCCTGGTAATGCTGGAAGACAATCAAATAGTAATGGCTACTGATTTAGCGTTAAAAAAAAGGTGGCTTAAAAAAGGGTTGCCTACTATTGCTAAAATGGTTGCTGATTATTTGCTTGTCAAAAAAAACTCCTTTAATAGCAAGCGCGGATGA
- a CDS encoding SDR family oxidoreductase produces MKNNSISSLSGKKIILLGGTSGIGLETAIAAADEGASVVVVSSSQQKVEEALTVLPESSKGFTADLGDEKQVAQLFKKTGEFDHLIFTAGDSLKFSELPELDIDDAKQAIHLRFWGAIMAAKHGAPQIREGGSITLTTGALGRRPRKGALVIAGMAGAIEGLTRALAIELAPIRVNAVCAGTVRTNLLADMPEAAREAFFNRVGSKLLTGRVGNPKELAEAYLYLMRGSFTTGQIIVVDGGSLLV; encoded by the coding sequence ATGAAAAATAACAGCATAAGCAGTTTATCAGGTAAAAAAATCATCTTGCTGGGTGGCACATCAGGCATTGGTTTAGAGACAGCAATAGCAGCAGCAGATGAAGGTGCGTCGGTAGTGGTGGTGTCGAGCAGCCAGCAAAAGGTGGAGGAGGCTTTAACTGTTTTACCAGAAAGCAGTAAAGGTTTCACCGCAGATCTTGGGGATGAAAAGCAGGTAGCGCAGCTTTTTAAAAAGACAGGCGAATTTGACCACCTCATTTTTACGGCAGGCGATAGCTTGAAGTTTAGTGAATTGCCTGAATTGGATATTGATGACGCAAAACAAGCTATTCACCTGCGATTTTGGGGGGCAATTATGGCGGCAAAACATGGGGCACCACAGATCAGAGAGGGTGGCTCCATTACGCTCACGACCGGCGCACTTGGGAGAAGGCCAAGGAAAGGGGCACTTGTGATTGCAGGCATGGCGGGCGCTATTGAAGGGCTTACCCGTGCACTTGCTATTGAACTTGCCCCTATAAGAGTGAATGCGGTTTGTGCAGGAACGGTGAGGACCAACCTCCTGGCAGATATGCCGGAAGCAGCGCGGGAAGCTTTTTTCAACAGGGTAGGCAGCAAATTATTAACCGGCAGGGTCGGTAATCCGAAAGAGCTTGCCGAAGCTTACCTCTACCTGATGCGCGGTAGTTTTACCACAGGTCAGATAATCGTGGTTGATGGTGGCAGCTTATTGGTGTAA
- a CDS encoding winged helix-turn-helix transcriptional regulator, with product MAKLTCESTPAIDRQLALMDAIELLSGKWKIVILRCLYLNGAMRFKDLQETAKGITPKVLSKELQQLEENLLLTRTVNNTKPITVTYTLTDHATETLPVIHALIEFGLKHRKQIKSKWL from the coding sequence ATGGCGAAACTTACATGTGAATCAACACCTGCTATTGACAGGCAACTAGCCTTAATGGATGCCATTGAGTTGCTAAGTGGCAAATGGAAAATTGTTATTCTGCGGTGTTTATACCTTAATGGAGCCATGCGGTTCAAAGACCTGCAAGAGACGGCGAAGGGAATAACACCCAAAGTGTTGTCAAAGGAATTGCAGCAATTAGAAGAAAATCTGCTGCTTACCAGAACAGTGAACAACACAAAACCTATTACAGTAACCTATACACTTACTGACCATGCTACTGAAACCCTGCCTGTCATTCATGCTTTAATTGAATTTGGGTTGAAGCATAGAAAGCAGATTAAAAGCAAATGGTTATAA